The genomic stretch ctctctttttccttttggttttcttaGTGTCTCTTTCCTCACTTTCCTCAGAACTGCTGGATGCTGAATCATCTGAATGTGAAGTGTTACTTTCTGCCTCTAAGAATAAAGCAGGTTTTTTGAGAGACTTTTTCCTGGATTTTTTCTTGCGTTTATGTGgttgtttccttttccttgtaCCAGAAGCCCCAGTTTCTTCTGAGAACTCACTCGAGGAATCTGCTGTTATATCTGTGgcttcctttttgcttttcttctgttttttgtgtgacctttttttctgcttttttttgtgGGATTTCTTTGACTTCTTGTGTTTGCGGGACTCATGGGTAGATGACTTTACCTGGGGAGATGTTTTCTTCCCGTTGGTAATATCTTGCTGATCACtactaataaaaaagtaaaaaatagaagcttttatgtaaaaaaaaaaaaaaagcatattattttaatattttgaattctaGATAAAAAAATTGAGGTTAACATCTGAATTTTAAATAAGCACTTTAACGTATACTTTAACACTTTACTATTCTCATTGagtttttgtttccttgtcttcaaaatgaagataaaaattctAAGCTGCCATACTGAGTTACTGTATggaatactatatataaaaaccaaaatgCTTACAGACATGCCAAACATCAACCAGAGAATGGGAAAAAAGGGATCACCTCCTAACTAAATCACCTATTGTTTCTCTAGCTACATTTTTGATGGCAAGTATATTCTTTGTAAAAGTTAGGAAATCAATTTATAATACAGATTTTATACCATCTTAGTTTCTTTCAGTAAGCCTATTTTCCTTACCTGTCTGTTTCAAATTCTTCAGGGTATAGCTCTTTATAACCACTGTGACCCCATCTGTAATATGACACATCACATGTATTGTTAAAGCAATGCATACATTTTTGGAAATTAAAGCAACATTAGAAAGACTTTGGAGTACATGCATAcacaaacataaacacaaaataGAGATATGGTAGAACCAAGCCCACATTATAGCTCAGTAACAGCTACATTTCCTGTACTGTACACTATCACTTCAGACATACAAGATTCTTTTGTCCATTTGTAAGAGAATTTGCCACTGCTTTCCTTAAGAAACACTAACAAACTCTTACACTCTGCTCTTTAGCTGTGAAGCACTTTTCCCAAAACACTTAATAATATCATGCTGTCTACAtggggacaattttttttttcttttttttttttttgagatggagtctcactccgttgcccaggctggagtgcagtggcgtgatctcagctcactgcaacctccgcctcccgatttcaagtgattctcctgcctcagcctcccgagtagctgtgactacaggcacatgccaccatgcctggctaatttttgtatttttagtagagatggggtttcattatgttggccaggctggcctcaaactcctgacctcacaatctgcccacttcggcctcctaaagtgctgggattacaagcatgagccaccgcgtccagccttattattattttctttttttcttgagacagagtctcactccgttgccaggctggagtgcagtggtgcaatctcagctcaactgcaacctccacctcctggtttcaagcgattctcctgcctcagcctcccgagtagctgggactacaggaatatgccaattttttgtatttttagtagagatggggttttaccatgttggctaggatggtctcaatcccttgacctcatgatcctcccgcctcggcctcccaatatactgggattacaggcataagccactgcatctggcctattttttttaaataacaactttattgaagtataattcacatatcatggAATTCAAAGTGTAGTGCCTCCAGCCCagggcaatcactaatctaccttctgtctctatggaatTGCCTaccacataaatggaatcatacagttaTGTATGGACATAgtacataaatagaatcataacaatatgtggtcttttgtgacttggcttctttcttctcacttagcataatgttttcaaggtttatccacaTTGTAACATGTAtctgtacttcatttcttttactgccaaataatattccattgtatggatatatcacattttgtttacccattcatcagttgaCAGACATTTGGATTACTTGGCCATTATTTTTTAGGGCCATTATTAATAATGCTGGTATGAACTTTTGTACACAAGTTTTTTGTGGGGACAATTAATTTTGATAAGTACACATTCTCAGGCCAAATATTAATGCTC from Nomascus leucogenys isolate Asia chromosome 15, Asia_NLE_v1, whole genome shotgun sequence encodes the following:
- the NKAPD1 gene encoding uncharacterized protein NKAPD1 isoform X2, whose protein sequence is MSRIPLGKVLLRNVIRHTDAHNKIQEESDMWKIRELEKQMEDAYRGTKRKMLPSSSSRMRSDGFDEESQRDYWRPKNEISGTLEDDFLKAKSWNKKFYDYEANMPDRWGHSGYKELYPEEFETDSDQQDITNGKKTSPQVKSSTHESRKHKKSKKSHKKKQKKRSHKKQKKSKKEATDITADSSSEFSEETGASGTRKRKQPHKRKKKSRKKSLKKPALFLEAESNTSHSDDSASSSSEESEERDTKKTKRKKREKKVHTSVANNEIQERTNKRTNWKVATDERSAESSEDD
- the NKAPD1 gene encoding uncharacterized protein NKAPD1 isoform X1, which codes for MSRIPLGKVLLRNVIRHTDAHNKIQEESDMWKIRELEKQMEDAYRGTKRKMLPSSSSRMRSDGFDEESQRDYWRPKNEISGTLEDDFLKAKSWNKKFYDYEANMPDRWGHSGYKELYPEEFETDSSDQQDITNGKKTSPQVKSSTHESRKHKKSKKSHKKKQKKRSHKKQKKSKKEATDITADSSSEFSEETGASGTRKRKQPHKRKKKSRKKSLKKPALFLEAESNTSHSDDSASSSSEESEERDTKKTKRKKREKKVHTSVANNEIQERTNKRTNWKVATDERSAESSEDD